One stretch of Streptomyces sp. R21 DNA includes these proteins:
- a CDS encoding 1-aminocyclopropane-1-carboxylate deaminase → MSLSSYARYPFLFGPSPVHRLERLTQHLGGGDLWAKREDCNSGVAYGGNKTRKLEYLVADALAQGCDTLVSIGGVQSNHTRQVAACAARAGLNCVLIQESWVEWPDSVYDKVGNILISRLAGADVRLVRAGFGIGFKESWEQALREVEESGGKPYAIPAGASDHPLGGLGFAGWAYEVAQQERELGIFFDTVVVCSVTGSTQAGMVAGFAALAEAGGRPRRVLGIDASAEPARTREQIARIAQSTGQLIGVQKELTKDDIELDERYHAGTYGIPDEATLEAMRLAARTEGMVTDPVYEGKSMAGLVDLVSRGEIGRDSTVLYAHLGGQPALNAYSALF, encoded by the coding sequence ATGTCCCTTTCCTCGTACGCCCGTTACCCCTTCCTCTTCGGGCCCTCGCCCGTGCACCGGCTGGAGCGGCTGACCCAGCACCTGGGCGGCGGCGACCTCTGGGCCAAGCGCGAGGACTGCAACTCCGGTGTGGCGTACGGCGGCAACAAGACGCGCAAGCTGGAGTACCTCGTCGCGGACGCGCTCGCGCAGGGCTGCGACACGCTCGTCTCGATCGGCGGAGTGCAGTCGAACCACACCCGCCAGGTCGCCGCCTGCGCCGCGCGGGCCGGGCTCAACTGCGTGCTGATCCAGGAGAGTTGGGTCGAATGGCCGGACTCCGTGTACGACAAGGTCGGCAACATCCTCATCAGCCGGCTCGCCGGTGCCGATGTGCGGCTCGTCCGGGCCGGGTTCGGGATCGGCTTCAAGGAGAGCTGGGAGCAGGCGCTGCGGGAGGTCGAGGAGTCGGGCGGCAAGCCGTACGCCATTCCGGCCGGCGCCTCCGACCACCCGCTGGGCGGCCTCGGCTTCGCCGGATGGGCGTATGAAGTCGCCCAGCAGGAGCGGGAGTTGGGCATCTTCTTCGACACGGTCGTGGTGTGCTCGGTGACCGGGTCGACCCAGGCGGGCATGGTCGCCGGGTTCGCCGCCCTCGCCGAGGCGGGCGGGCGGCCGCGCCGTGTGCTCGGCATCGACGCGTCGGCGGAGCCCGCCCGCACCCGTGAGCAGATCGCGCGTATCGCGCAGTCCACCGGTCAACTCATCGGCGTACAGAAGGAGTTGACGAAGGACGACATCGAGCTGGACGAGCGGTACCACGCGGGCACGTACGGGATCCCGGACGAGGCCACGCTGGAGGCGATGCGGCTCGCCGCGCGCACCGAGGGGATGGTCACCGACCCCGTGTACGAGGGGAAGTCGATGGCCGGGCTCGTCGATCTCGTGTCCCGGGGCGAGATCGGGCGGGACTCCACTGTCCTCTACGCCCACCTGGGCGGCCAGCCCGCACTGAACGCGTACAGCGCGCTGTTCTAG
- a CDS encoding MFS transporter, which produces MSTPSRPPSPSAPPSPATTGSGAPEAASAPHPARLRTALFVIVTAYLMVGVDSTVVNVALPDIQKDLDFSPTGLSWVLNTYTLAFGGLLLLGGRVGDIAGRRRTLTAGVLLFALASLLGGLAGESAWLLAARALQGAGSALIAPSTLALITTNFPEGPRRHHALGIYSSMAGIGASVGLVLGGMLTSWASWRWALLINVPIGIGVALTLPRFVSETRRHPGRFDVAGALTGTAGMTSLVYAFIRVSEDGWSDTQSLLGFTTAAALLTGFTLIESRAGQPIMPLRLFASRNRAGGYAGILLLPAGMFGAFYFLTLITQQVLNYSPLRAGLAFLPLTLAMFTVLRFVPRLLQRFGARPVLLTGMALLITAAGWLWRLEPGDGYARGLLGPLLLMGMGVGLSFMPLNATILAGVEPQEAGAASGLLQTLQWLGGTLGLSLLVTVFGTATRHAHGSPSEVLVDGSARAFGVGALIALTALLVSALAITGTKPARGTA; this is translated from the coding sequence ATGTCCACCCCGTCCCGCCCGCCCAGCCCGTCCGCACCGCCCAGCCCGGCCACCACGGGCAGCGGCGCGCCCGAAGCCGCCTCCGCACCGCACCCGGCCAGGCTCCGCACCGCCCTGTTCGTCATCGTGACCGCCTATCTGATGGTCGGCGTCGACTCCACCGTCGTCAATGTCGCGCTGCCGGACATCCAGAAGGACCTGGACTTCAGCCCCACCGGGCTGTCCTGGGTCCTCAACACCTACACGCTCGCCTTCGGCGGGCTGCTGCTCCTCGGCGGCCGGGTCGGCGACATCGCGGGCCGCCGCCGGACGCTCACCGCCGGCGTCCTGCTCTTCGCGCTCGCCTCCCTGCTCGGCGGCCTCGCCGGCGAGAGCGCCTGGCTGCTCGCGGCCCGCGCGCTGCAAGGTGCTGGCTCCGCACTCATCGCGCCCAGCACCCTCGCGCTGATCACCACGAACTTCCCCGAGGGCCCGCGCCGCCACCACGCCCTCGGCATCTACTCGTCGATGGCGGGCATCGGCGCCTCCGTCGGCCTGGTGCTCGGCGGCATGCTCACCTCCTGGGCGTCCTGGCGCTGGGCCCTGCTGATCAACGTGCCGATCGGAATCGGCGTCGCCCTCACCCTCCCCCGGTTCGTCTCCGAGACCCGCCGCCACCCGGGCCGCTTCGACGTGGCGGGCGCGCTGACCGGCACGGCGGGCATGACCTCGCTGGTCTACGCGTTCATCCGGGTCTCGGAGGACGGCTGGAGCGACACGCAGTCGCTGCTCGGCTTCACCACGGCGGCGGCCCTGCTCACCGGCTTCACCCTCATCGAGTCCCGCGCGGGCCAGCCGATCATGCCGCTGCGGCTGTTCGCGAGCCGCAACCGCGCGGGCGGCTACGCGGGCATCCTGCTGCTGCCCGCGGGCATGTTCGGCGCGTTCTACTTCCTCACCCTGATCACGCAACAGGTCCTGAACTACAGCCCGTTGCGTGCGGGGCTGGCCTTCCTGCCCTTGACTCTGGCGATGTTCACCGTCCTGCGGTTCGTGCCGCGCCTGCTCCAGCGCTTCGGCGCCCGGCCCGTCCTGCTGACCGGCATGGCCCTGCTCATCACCGCGGCCGGATGGCTGTGGCGGCTGGAACCCGGCGACGGCTACGCGCGCGGTCTGCTCGGTCCCCTGCTGCTGATGGGCATGGGCGTCGGCCTGAGCTTCATGCCCCTCAACGCGACGATCCTCGCGGGCGTCGAGCCACAGGAGGCGGGCGCCGCCTCCGGCCTGCTGCAGACCCTGCAGTGGCTCGGCGGCACCCTCGGACTCTCCCTGCTGGTCACGGTGTTCGGCACGGCGACCCGGCATGCGCACGGCTCCCCGTCCGAGGTCCTGGTCGACGGGTCGGCCCGCGCGTTCGGCGTCGGCGCGCTGATCGCACTCACCGCCCTGCTCGTGTCGGCGCTGGCGATCACCGGCACCAAACCGGCCCGGGGTACCGCCTAG
- a CDS encoding SRPBCC domain-containing protein has product MSKEFEIVCETEIDATPDEVWEAVTNGTGGWLWPMEAPEPREGGRGPFGSTITTWDPPHRYVNRVEDVDGISEQTLNQLDYTVEPRDGGKRAWVRYVHSGVFVDDWDNQYDGASRHNDFYLHTLREYVTHFARRPVAFTTFDGPEASMTPDAFTAVGRALGLAEDTEAGARVRVQGPEGQLLDAVLDFRNPYFIGLRTDDALIRFFGRNHWGAPVGISVHDFAAGADAQADELAWKGWLNAAFAA; this is encoded by the coding sequence ATGTCCAAGGAATTCGAGATCGTCTGCGAGACCGAGATCGACGCCACGCCCGACGAGGTGTGGGAGGCCGTCACCAACGGCACCGGCGGCTGGTTGTGGCCGATGGAGGCCCCGGAGCCGCGCGAGGGAGGCAGGGGGCCGTTCGGTTCCACGATCACCACCTGGGACCCGCCGCACCGCTACGTCAACCGCGTCGAGGACGTCGACGGCATCTCCGAGCAGACCCTCAATCAGCTCGACTACACCGTGGAGCCCCGCGACGGCGGCAAGCGCGCCTGGGTGCGGTACGTGCACAGCGGCGTCTTCGTCGACGACTGGGACAACCAGTACGACGGTGCGAGCAGGCACAACGACTTCTATCTGCACACCCTGCGCGAGTACGTGACGCACTTCGCGCGCCGCCCGGTCGCCTTCACCACCTTCGACGGCCCCGAGGCGTCCATGACCCCCGACGCCTTCACCGCCGTGGGCCGGGCGCTCGGCCTCGCGGAGGACACGGAGGCGGGCGCGCGCGTGCGGGTGCAAGGTCCGGAGGGTCAACTCCTCGACGCCGTGCTCGACTTCCGCAACCCGTACTTCATCGGGCTGCGCACCGACGACGCCCTGATCCGCTTCTTCGGCCGCAACCACTGGGGTGCCCCGGTGGGCATCTCCGTCCATGACTTCGCGGCCGGCGCGGACGCCCAGGCCGATGAACTCGCCTGGAAGGGCTGGCTGAACGCGGCCTTCGCCGCCTGA
- a CDS encoding TROVE domain-containing protein — protein MARFNTKTAKAQGTSRVTSTGQVLRTFQGGRGQERDARSELFLLALANFVSQQTFYETGADRDDRFAALVRKLAVEDPDWTAGLLGWLRGEGNLRTASIVGAAEYVKARLDAGATDGPANRQVIASVLRRPDEPGELLGYWTSLYGRNVPKPVKRGIADAVRRLYSGKSLLKYDTASKGYRFGDILNLVHAAPDPDKPWQGDLFQYALDRRHNPDTAVVPKSLPVLAAHRDLMALRPAKRRKVVTGAHGAQRLADAGMTWEALAGWLQGPMDKAAWEAVIPSMGAMALVRNLRNFDQAGVGDEVAAQVAAKISDPVEVARSRQFPFRYLAAYQHAPSLRWSYPLEQALGHSLANVPALGGRTLVLVDRSGSMFYSRLSERSELNRADAAAIFGTALALRAADADLVEFGTSSNRVTFRKGESVLKVLDRFGDLGGTNTSEAVRRHYKKHDRVLIVTDEQAAYSHYGDPTEQVPAHVPVYTWNLAGYRAGHGPSGKANRHTFGGLSDAAFRMVPLLEGARDADWPWIA, from the coding sequence ATGGCGCGATTCAACACCAAGACCGCGAAGGCTCAGGGCACTTCGCGCGTGACGTCCACGGGTCAGGTGCTCCGCACCTTCCAGGGCGGCCGCGGTCAGGAGCGCGACGCGCGCTCCGAGCTCTTCCTGCTCGCCCTCGCCAACTTCGTGTCCCAGCAGACCTTCTACGAGACCGGTGCCGACCGGGACGACCGGTTCGCCGCGCTCGTACGCAAGCTCGCAGTCGAGGACCCGGACTGGACCGCGGGCCTGCTCGGCTGGCTGCGCGGCGAGGGCAACCTCCGTACGGCCTCCATCGTGGGCGCCGCCGAGTACGTGAAGGCACGCCTCGACGCGGGCGCCACCGACGGCCCGGCCAACCGCCAGGTCATCGCCTCCGTGCTGCGCCGCCCCGACGAGCCGGGCGAGCTGCTCGGCTACTGGACCTCGCTGTACGGCCGCAACGTGCCCAAGCCCGTCAAGCGCGGCATCGCCGACGCCGTACGCCGTCTCTACAGCGGCAAGTCGCTGCTGAAGTACGACACCGCGTCGAAGGGCTACCGCTTCGGCGACATCCTCAACCTCGTGCACGCGGCGCCGGACCCCGACAAGCCGTGGCAGGGTGACCTCTTCCAGTACGCGCTGGACCGTCGGCACAACCCGGACACCGCCGTGGTGCCCAAGTCGCTGCCGGTCCTGGCGGCCCACCGCGACCTGATGGCGCTGCGGCCCGCCAAGCGGCGCAAGGTCGTGACCGGTGCGCACGGTGCGCAGCGCCTCGCGGACGCGGGCATGACCTGGGAGGCGCTGGCCGGCTGGCTCCAGGGGCCGATGGACAAGGCGGCCTGGGAGGCCGTGATTCCGTCCATGGGCGCGATGGCGCTGGTCCGCAACCTGCGCAACTTCGACCAGGCCGGTGTCGGCGACGAGGTCGCGGCCCAGGTCGCGGCGAAGATCAGCGACCCGGTGGAGGTGGCGCGCTCCCGGCAGTTCCCCTTCCGCTACCTCGCCGCGTACCAGCACGCGCCCTCGCTGCGCTGGTCGTATCCGCTGGAGCAGGCGCTCGGCCACTCGCTGGCCAATGTGCCCGCGCTCGGCGGGCGGACGCTGGTGCTCGTCGACCGGTCCGGCTCGATGTTCTACTCGCGGCTGTCGGAGCGCTCGGAGCTCAACCGGGCCGACGCCGCCGCGATCTTCGGTACGGCGCTGGCGCTGCGGGCGGCGGACGCGGATCTCGTCGAGTTCGGCACCAGCAGCAACCGCGTGACGTTCCGCAAGGGCGAGTCGGTGCTGAAGGTGCTCGACCGCTTCGGCGACCTCGGCGGCACCAACACCAGCGAGGCCGTGCGCCGGCACTACAAGAAGCACGACCGGGTGCTGATCGTCACCGACGAGCAGGCGGCGTACAGCCACTACGGCGACCCGACCGAGCAGGTTCCGGCACATGTCCCGGTCTACACCTGGAACCTCGCGGGCTACCGGGCGGGCCACGGCCCGTCCGGGAAGGCCAACAGGCACACCTTCGGCGGCCTTTCGGACGCGGCTTTCCGGATGGTCCCGCTGCTCGAGGGGGCACGGGACGCCGACTGGCCGTGGATCGCCTGA
- a CDS encoding ArsR/SmtB family transcription factor has protein sequence MLDVTVIEDPAAAAVSLDPMRARLLAELAAGPASAAMLAGKVGLPRQKVNYHLKTLERHGLVELAGERRKGNVTERLMRATAASYVISPLALAAVQPDPDRFRDQLSARWLLALGARLVRDVGTLITGAAKARKRLATYALDGEVRFASAAERAAFIEELTAGVSALIRKYDAADAEGGRDHRIVVAVHPTVKPQPAPELDQ, from the coding sequence ATGTTGGACGTGACCGTGATCGAGGACCCGGCCGCCGCCGCCGTCTCGCTGGACCCCATGCGGGCCCGGCTGCTGGCCGAGCTCGCCGCAGGCCCCGCTTCGGCCGCGATGCTGGCCGGCAAGGTCGGGCTGCCCCGGCAGAAGGTGAATTACCACCTGAAGACCCTGGAGCGGCACGGCCTGGTCGAGCTCGCCGGAGAGCGCCGCAAGGGCAACGTCACCGAGCGGCTGATGCGTGCGACCGCCGCGTCGTACGTCATCTCGCCGCTCGCCCTGGCCGCCGTACAGCCCGATCCGGACCGCTTCCGCGACCAGCTGTCCGCCCGTTGGCTGCTGGCGCTCGGCGCCCGGCTGGTCCGTGACGTCGGCACGCTGATCACCGGTGCGGCGAAGGCGCGCAAGCGGCTGGCGACCTACGCGCTCGACGGCGAGGTGCGCTTCGCGTCGGCCGCCGAGCGGGCCGCGTTCATCGAGGAGCTGACGGCGGGCGTCAGCGCCCTGATCCGCAAGTACGACGCCGCGGACGCCGAGGGCGGCCGGGACCACCGCATCGTCGTCGCCGTGCACCCCACGGTCAAACCCCAGCCCGCCCCGGAACTCGACCAGTAA
- a CDS encoding DUF3618 domain-containing protein, whose product MVAEAGTGAKGPEELRQQIEQTRSQLGDTVEELAAKSDVKARARARAAELKGRAGTMTVQVKETAAHAGHTVQDKAAQAGHVVQDKASHAGHVVQDTVPPPVRSAAARVVLAGRRHPGPVLIVGAGVGVVVAAGLLRRRRHGRH is encoded by the coding sequence ATGGTCGCGGAGGCCGGCACGGGTGCCAAGGGGCCGGAGGAGCTGCGGCAGCAGATCGAGCAGACAAGGAGCCAACTCGGCGACACGGTCGAGGAGTTGGCGGCCAAGTCCGATGTGAAGGCTCGGGCCAGGGCCCGCGCTGCCGAACTCAAGGGCCGGGCGGGCACCATGACCGTTCAGGTGAAGGAGACGGCCGCGCACGCCGGCCACACCGTGCAGGACAAGGCTGCCCAGGCCGGGCACGTCGTGCAGGACAAGGCGTCCCACGCCGGCCACGTCGTGCAGGACACCGTGCCGCCGCCCGTGCGTTCCGCGGCCGCCAGGGTCGTCCTGGCCGGACGGCGACACCCGGGGCCGGTGCTGATCGTGGGCGCGGGTGTGGGTGTGGTGGTTGCGGCGGGGCTGTTGCGGCGTCGTCGTCATGGGCGCCACTGA
- a CDS encoding alkaline phosphatase PhoX: MSLTRRDFARKSAITGAGVALAGSVGALATAPNALASTETDSADAESADGHGGVGYGPLAPDPKGLLALPAGFSYRVITYSGRTKLESGEFTPSNHDGTSTFDGPRGATLLVNNHELKGPRASWPHPVPLTEGLVYDPAASGGCTVVEVRRDKVAEWVGIAGTSTNCAGGNTPWDTWLTCEETEDKAGANGMTKDHGYVFEVDPCDRRANQNPKPIKALGRYAHEAVVVDPKRGRLYLTEDAASPNGLLYRWTPPQGFEHGHGQLKTLADDAGSLQAFKCFDSGGQFVDDLSRATKIGTVYGVDWVDVPDRDAKTTSVRKQFTDGQVTRARKLEGMWWGDGGTYIVASFAREESPVQHDGQVWFYDPKRRTLTLKVLLGVNPAPSVDGAFDGPDNITVSPYGGLVIAEDGEGVQHLFGATDSGRTYPIARNELNIGTEEAPEYSEFTGVTFSPDGRTLFANIQTPGIMLAITGPWKRQKRG, translated from the coding sequence ATGTCGCTCACCCGCAGGGACTTCGCCAGAAAGTCCGCGATCACCGGTGCCGGTGTCGCGCTGGCCGGCAGCGTGGGGGCCCTCGCCACCGCGCCGAACGCCCTCGCGTCCACCGAGACCGACAGCGCGGACGCGGAGTCGGCGGACGGGCACGGCGGCGTCGGCTACGGTCCGCTGGCCCCCGACCCCAAGGGCCTGCTCGCGCTGCCCGCCGGGTTCTCGTACCGCGTCATCACCTACAGCGGCCGGACCAAGCTGGAGTCCGGCGAGTTCACGCCGTCCAACCACGACGGCACGTCCACCTTCGACGGCCCGCGCGGCGCCACCCTCCTCGTCAACAACCACGAGCTCAAGGGCCCCCGCGCCAGCTGGCCCCACCCCGTCCCGCTCACCGAGGGACTGGTCTACGACCCGGCCGCCTCCGGCGGCTGCACCGTCGTCGAGGTCCGCCGCGACAAGGTCGCCGAGTGGGTCGGCATCGCCGGCACCTCCACCAACTGCGCGGGCGGCAACACCCCTTGGGACACCTGGCTCACCTGCGAGGAGACCGAGGACAAGGCCGGCGCCAACGGCATGACCAAGGACCACGGCTACGTCTTCGAGGTCGACCCCTGCGACCGCCGCGCCAACCAGAACCCCAAGCCCATCAAGGCACTTGGCCGGTACGCCCACGAGGCCGTCGTCGTCGACCCCAAGCGCGGCCGGCTGTACCTGACCGAGGACGCGGCGTCCCCGAACGGCCTGCTCTACCGCTGGACCCCGCCGCAGGGCTTCGAGCACGGCCACGGACAGCTGAAGACCCTTGCCGACGACGCGGGTTCGCTGCAGGCCTTCAAGTGCTTCGACTCCGGCGGCCAGTTCGTCGACGACCTCTCCCGCGCCACCAAGATCGGCACCGTGTACGGCGTCGACTGGGTCGACGTCCCCGACCGCGACGCCAAGACCACCTCGGTCCGCAAGCAGTTCACCGACGGCCAGGTCACCCGCGCCCGCAAGCTCGAAGGCATGTGGTGGGGCGACGGCGGCACGTACATCGTCGCCTCCTTCGCCCGCGAGGAGAGCCCCGTCCAGCACGACGGCCAGGTCTGGTTCTACGACCCCAAGCGCCGCACCCTGACCCTCAAGGTCCTGCTCGGCGTCAACCCCGCCCCGTCCGTCGACGGCGCCTTCGACGGCCCCGACAACATCACCGTCTCCCCGTACGGCGGCCTCGTCATCGCCGAGGACGGCGAGGGCGTCCAGCACCTCTTCGGCGCCACCGACAGCGGCCGCACCTACCCGATCGCCCGCAACGAGCTGAACATCGGCACCGAAGAGGCCCCCGAATACAGCGAGTTCACCGGCGTCACCTTCTCGCCCGACGGCAGGACCCTGTTCGCCAACATCCAGACGCCGGGCATCATGCTCGCCATCACCGGCCCCTGGAAGCGCCAGAAGCGCGGCTGA
- a CDS encoding GntR family transcriptional regulator, whose product MEAIRPVRRTLLRDRAYEAIRDAIVAGEIEPGAVVRDAELAERLGLSRAPVREAFSRLVDEGLLESKPQSYTRVTPLVAADVRDAAAVVAAMHELAVRTAVPRLLPVHIGAMRDANLRFAAAVREGNVDSALRADDALHDVLVHVGGNRAAAATIARYTPLIRRLERRRFGEGGNCRSAGLHDRLIDACADEDADEAVRVTAEIWRALEEQADVVDP is encoded by the coding sequence ATGGAGGCGATACGGCCCGTGCGCCGGACCCTGCTCAGGGACCGCGCGTACGAGGCGATACGGGACGCCATCGTGGCCGGGGAGATCGAGCCGGGCGCGGTGGTGCGGGACGCCGAACTCGCGGAGCGGCTCGGGCTGTCCCGGGCGCCCGTGCGGGAGGCCTTCTCCCGGCTCGTGGACGAGGGCCTGCTGGAGAGCAAGCCGCAGAGCTACACGCGGGTGACGCCCCTCGTCGCCGCCGATGTGCGGGACGCGGCGGCCGTGGTCGCCGCCATGCACGAACTGGCCGTACGGACGGCGGTGCCCCGGCTGCTCCCGGTGCACATCGGCGCCATGCGGGACGCCAATCTGCGGTTCGCCGCCGCCGTGCGCGAGGGAAACGTGGACAGTGCCCTGCGTGCCGACGACGCACTGCACGACGTCCTCGTGCACGTCGGCGGCAATCGGGCGGCCGCCGCCACCATCGCCCGCTACACCCCGCTGATCCGCCGCCTGGAACGGCGCCGCTTCGGCGAGGGCGGAAACTGCCGCTCGGCCGGACTGCACGACCGGTTGATCGACGCCTGCGCCGACGAGGACGCCGACGAGGCGGTCCGCGTCACGGCGGAGATCTGGCGTGCCCTCGAAGAACAGGCCGACGTCGTCGACCCATGA
- a CDS encoding phage holin family protein: protein MTGTGTTDERLVRDEHGHQSVGELVGQATEQLSLLVRQEVGLAKEEPAAKGRRARRAGELLGAAGAVGYVGLMALAAAGVAALSLSLAVWAAALIVMAVLSAIAGVLAATGRAQLRRAAPPTPERALDSVRADVDEIKERAHR from the coding sequence GTGACCGGGACAGGGACCACGGACGAGCGGCTCGTGCGCGACGAGCACGGGCATCAGTCGGTGGGTGAACTCGTCGGACAGGCCACCGAACAGCTCTCCCTGCTCGTACGGCAGGAAGTGGGCCTCGCCAAGGAGGAGCCGGCCGCCAAGGGGCGCCGCGCGAGGCGCGCCGGCGAACTGCTCGGAGCGGCGGGCGCCGTCGGATACGTCGGGCTGATGGCCCTGGCCGCCGCGGGCGTCGCCGCGCTCTCCCTGAGCCTGGCCGTGTGGGCCGCGGCGCTCATCGTCATGGCGGTGCTCTCCGCGATCGCGGGAGTCCTGGCCGCCACCGGCCGCGCGCAGCTGCGCCGTGCCGCACCGCCCACGCCCGAGCGGGCGCTCGACAGCGTCAGGGCCGATGTGGACGAGATCAAGGAAAGGGCACACCGATGA
- a CDS encoding endonuclease/exonuclease/phosphatase family protein, with translation MPSKSSSRLAALTVAAVCSAVSTVVLTSPAHADVVRIHDIQGTTRISPLAGQKVTDVAGIVTALRTYGSSKGFWLQDPNADDNPATSEGVFVFTSSAPKVAVGDSVTVTGTVSEYVPGGTSTGNQSLTEITKPTVTVLSSGNAVPAATVVDAGSVPAAYTPAGDTAAAGSINALTLEPTKYALDYYESLEGMNVQVADARVVTATDPYSEVWVTVKPHENPTRRGGTLYGSYDSQNTGRLQIQSLGSTADFPKANVGDTLTGATTGPLDYNQFGGYTLVASQLGTLKSGGLQRETTQKQSRGELAVATYNVENLDPSDATFAAHAAAIVNNLQSPDIVSLEEIQDNNGATDDGTVAADVTVNKLIDAIVAAGGPKYDWRSIDPVNDQDGGEPGGNIRQVFLFNPERVSFTDRAGGDSTTAVGVTKVHGKAQLTASPGRIAPADTAWKSSRKPLAGEFVFRGRTVFVIANHLNSKGGDQGLTSQYQPVVRSSETQRHAQATLVNAFVKSILDVQKNADVIALGDMNDFEFSDTAKILEGDGELWSAIKSLPKSERYTYDYQGNQQVLDQILVSPSIRRGCDLDYDSVHINSEFNDQISDHDPQVLRFKP, from the coding sequence TTGCCGAGCAAGTCTTCCTCGCGCCTCGCCGCGCTCACCGTCGCCGCCGTCTGTTCCGCGGTGTCCACGGTGGTCCTCACCTCGCCGGCCCATGCCGACGTCGTACGCATCCATGACATCCAGGGCACCACCCGGATATCCCCGCTGGCCGGCCAGAAGGTCACGGACGTGGCCGGAATCGTCACGGCCCTGCGTACCTACGGTTCGTCGAAGGGGTTCTGGCTCCAGGACCCGAACGCGGACGACAACCCGGCCACCAGTGAGGGCGTCTTCGTCTTCACCAGCTCCGCCCCGAAGGTCGCCGTCGGCGACTCGGTCACCGTGACGGGCACGGTCTCCGAGTACGTGCCCGGCGGCACCTCCACCGGCAACCAGTCGCTGACGGAGATCACCAAGCCGACGGTGACGGTGCTCTCCAGCGGCAACGCGGTCCCGGCCGCCACGGTCGTGGACGCGGGCTCGGTCCCGGCCGCGTACACCCCCGCCGGCGACACCGCCGCGGCCGGCTCGATCAACGCGCTGACGCTGGAGCCGACGAAGTACGCCCTGGACTACTACGAGTCCCTTGAGGGCATGAACGTCCAGGTCGCCGACGCCCGCGTGGTGACGGCCACCGACCCGTACTCCGAGGTGTGGGTCACGGTGAAGCCGCACGAGAACCCGACCCGCCGCGGCGGCACCCTCTACGGCTCGTACGACTCGCAGAACACCGGCCGTCTGCAGATCCAGTCGCTGGGTTCGACGGCCGACTTCCCGAAGGCGAACGTCGGCGACACGCTGACCGGCGCCACGACCGGCCCGCTGGACTACAACCAGTTCGGCGGCTACACCCTCGTCGCGAGCCAGCTCGGCACGCTGAAGAGCGGCGGCCTGCAGCGCGAGACGACGCAGAAGCAGTCGCGCGGCGAGCTGGCGGTCGCGACGTACAACGTCGAGAACCTCGACCCGTCCGACGCCACCTTCGCCGCGCACGCCGCCGCGATCGTGAACAACCTGCAGTCGCCCGACATCGTGTCCCTGGAGGAGATCCAGGACAACAACGGCGCGACGGACGACGGCACGGTCGCCGCCGACGTGACGGTGAACAAGCTGATCGACGCGATCGTCGCGGCGGGCGGCCCGAAGTACGACTGGCGTTCGATCGACCCGGTCAACGACCAGGACGGCGGCGAGCCCGGCGGCAACATCCGCCAGGTGTTCCTGTTCAACCCGGAGCGCGTCTCCTTCACGGACCGTGCGGGCGGCGACTCCACCACCGCGGTGGGCGTCACCAAGGTGCACGGCAAGGCGCAGCTGACGGCCTCTCCCGGCCGCATCGCCCCGGCCGACACCGCCTGGAAGTCCAGCCGCAAGCCGCTGGCCGGCGAGTTCGTCTTCCGCGGCCGCACGGTCTTCGTCATCGCCAACCACCTCAACTCCAAGGGCGGCGACCAGGGACTGACCTCGCAGTACCAGCCGGTGGTGCGCAGCTCGGAGACCCAGCGCCACGCCCAGGCGACGCTGGTCAACGCGTTCGTCAAGAGCATTCTCGACGTGCAGAAGAACGCGGACGTCATCGCGCTCGGCGACATGAACGACTTCGAGTTCTCCGACACCGCGAAGATCCTGGAGGGTGACGGCGAGCTCTGGTCGGCGATCAAGTCGCTGCCGAAGAGCGAGCGTTACACGTACGACTACCAGGGCAACCAGCAGGTCCTCGACCAGATCCTGGTCAGCCCGTCGATCCGGCGCGGCTGCGACCTCGACTACGACTCCGTGCACATCAACTCGGAGTTCAACGACCAGATCAGCGACCACGACCCGCAGGTGCTGCGCTTCAAGCCGTAG